The proteins below come from a single Streptomyces spongiicola genomic window:
- a CDS encoding serine hydroxymethyltransferase, with translation MPVSTPAPARTPNAPAGLRDLGVLRHQDPEIAEVVLGETARQAEGLQLIAAENFTSPAVLAALGSALANKYAEGYPGARHHGGCELVDAAERIAIDRATALFGADHANVQPHSGSSAVLAAYAALLRPGDTVLAMGLAFGGHLTHGSPANFSGRWFTFVPYGVDAESGLLDYEHILRLAREHRPKAIVCGSISYPRHPDYAVFREIADEVGAYLIADAAHPTGLIAGGAAPSPVPYTDVVCATTHKVLRGPRGGMILCGSHLAERIDRAVFPFTQGGAQMHTIAAKAVAFGEAATPGFAGYAHHVVANARVLAEGLEAEGFAVTTGGTDTHLITADPAPLGVDGRSARARLAAAGMVLDTCALPYGDGRGIRLGTAAVTTQGMGEAEMARIAVLFTTALGAGPEEIQGVREEVRALARRFPPY, from the coding sequence ATGCCGGTCAGTACCCCCGCACCCGCCCGCACCCCGAACGCGCCCGCAGGCCTCCGCGATCTCGGGGTCCTGCGCCATCAGGACCCCGAGATCGCGGAGGTCGTGCTCGGTGAGACGGCCCGGCAGGCCGAAGGCCTCCAGCTGATCGCGGCGGAGAACTTCACCTCGCCCGCGGTCCTCGCGGCGCTGGGCTCCGCACTCGCCAACAAGTACGCCGAGGGCTACCCCGGCGCACGCCACCACGGCGGCTGCGAACTCGTCGACGCCGCCGAGCGGATCGCGATCGACCGGGCGACCGCCCTCTTCGGCGCCGACCACGCCAATGTGCAGCCCCACTCGGGCTCCTCGGCGGTCCTCGCGGCGTACGCGGCGCTGCTGCGGCCGGGGGACACCGTCCTCGCGATGGGCCTGGCCTTCGGGGGGCACCTCACACACGGCTCACCGGCCAACTTCTCCGGGCGCTGGTTCACCTTCGTCCCGTACGGGGTCGACGCCGAGTCGGGGCTGCTCGACTACGAGCACATCCTCAGGCTCGCCCGCGAGCACCGGCCGAAGGCCATCGTCTGCGGATCGATCTCCTATCCCCGGCACCCCGACTACGCCGTGTTCCGGGAGATCGCCGACGAGGTCGGGGCCTATCTGATCGCCGACGCCGCCCATCCGACGGGCCTGATCGCCGGCGGAGCGGCCCCCAGCCCGGTCCCCTACACGGACGTCGTGTGCGCCACGACGCACAAGGTGCTGCGCGGACCGCGGGGCGGGATGATCCTCTGCGGCAGCCATCTGGCGGAGCGGATCGACCGCGCGGTGTTCCCCTTCACCCAGGGCGGTGCCCAGATGCACACGATCGCCGCCAAGGCCGTCGCCTTCGGCGAGGCGGCGACCCCGGGGTTCGCCGGCTACGCGCACCATGTCGTCGCCAACGCCAGGGTCCTCGCGGAGGGGCTGGAGGCGGAGGGGTTCGCGGTCACCACGGGCGGCACGGACACCCATCTGATCACCGCGGACCCTGCGCCGCTGGGCGTGGACGGCCGTTCGGCGCGGGCACGGCTCGCCGCCGCCGGAATGGTGCTCGACACCTGCGCGCTGCCGTACGGGGACGGCCGGGGCATCCGCCTCGGGACGGCGGCGGTCACCACCCAGGGCATGGGCGAGGCGGAGATGGCGAGGATCGCCGTGCTCTTCACCACTGCGCTGGGCGCCGGCCCCGAGGAGATCCAAGGGGTGCGCGAGGAGGTAAGGGCTCTGGCCCGGAGGTTTCCGCCCTATTGA